In Streptomyces canus, one DNA window encodes the following:
- a CDS encoding Na+/H+ antiporter, with amino-acid sequence MLGLELVVALGAAVLLGSVLGRRFHVAPPVMLLIVGALLGLVPAVRQTQLPPEVVLLLFLPVLLYWESLTTSMREIRTNLRGIVLLSTVLVILTAGTVAVAGHALGLPWGPAWALGAAVAPTDATAVSALAGSLPRRQITVLRAESLVNDGTALVIYGLAVGITVGEEHLTLPHVGALFLLAYGGGAAVGVAVAWVNMNLRRRLDDPLLGNLVMILAPFTAFLLAELIHASGVLAVVVSGLIMAQVAPSLIRAEHRRQALAFWPLATFIINSALFVLVGVELQYALRHLSRSDLQDALIAVGVVSVVLVAVRIAFLFSSAYLIRALDRRPEQRLRRMTHRARVVSGFAGFRGAVSLAVALSVPETLDSGAPFPDRAFIVFVTSGVIVVTLVVQGLLLPGVVRWARLPRDTSVDEEEVLAETKATEEAIEALPHLAAELGTTPKVMEWLRQEYEAHLATVRAKGTGTDSDPALLHNRHYTDLRLALLAHRRATVVRLRDEREIDDTVLRRLQAALDNEEVRLAGREQVE; translated from the coding sequence ATGCTCGGTCTCGAACTCGTCGTCGCTCTGGGCGCGGCCGTACTGCTGGGCAGTGTCCTGGGCCGGCGCTTCCACGTCGCGCCGCCCGTCATGCTGCTCATCGTGGGTGCGCTGCTCGGTCTCGTGCCGGCCGTCCGCCAGACCCAACTCCCTCCCGAAGTAGTGTTGTTGCTCTTCCTCCCCGTGCTGTTGTACTGGGAGAGCCTGACCACGTCCATGCGGGAGATCCGTACGAACCTGCGCGGGATCGTCCTGCTCAGCACGGTCCTGGTGATCCTCACCGCGGGGACTGTGGCGGTAGCCGGACACGCGCTCGGACTGCCCTGGGGGCCGGCGTGGGCGCTGGGCGCGGCCGTGGCTCCGACCGACGCCACAGCGGTCAGCGCCCTGGCCGGCTCCCTGCCGCGTCGTCAGATCACCGTGCTCCGAGCGGAAAGCCTCGTCAACGACGGCACCGCGCTCGTCATCTACGGCCTGGCGGTCGGTATCACCGTCGGCGAGGAGCACCTCACCCTGCCGCACGTCGGAGCGCTGTTCCTGCTCGCGTACGGCGGCGGGGCCGCGGTCGGCGTGGCGGTCGCCTGGGTCAACATGAACCTGCGGCGCCGCCTGGACGATCCCCTGCTGGGCAACCTCGTCATGATCCTCGCGCCGTTCACGGCGTTCCTGCTCGCCGAACTGATCCACGCCTCCGGTGTCCTCGCGGTCGTCGTGAGCGGGCTGATCATGGCCCAGGTGGCTCCCAGCCTCATCCGGGCCGAACATCGCCGACAGGCACTGGCCTTCTGGCCGCTGGCCACGTTCATCATCAACAGTGCGCTGTTCGTCCTGGTCGGCGTGGAACTCCAGTACGCACTGCGCCACTTGAGCCGGTCCGACCTCCAGGACGCCCTGATCGCGGTCGGCGTGGTCAGCGTGGTGCTGGTCGCGGTCCGGATCGCGTTCCTGTTCTCCTCCGCCTACCTGATCCGCGCCCTCGACCGGCGTCCCGAGCAACGGCTGCGAAGAATGACCCACCGGGCCCGTGTCGTCAGCGGTTTCGCGGGCTTCCGCGGCGCGGTGTCGCTCGCCGTGGCCCTCTCGGTGCCGGAGACACTCGACTCCGGCGCGCCGTTCCCCGATCGCGCCTTCATCGTCTTCGTCACCTCCGGCGTCATCGTGGTGACCCTCGTGGTGCAGGGACTGCTGCTGCCCGGCGTGGTGCGCTGGGCCCGGCTGCCGCGCGACACGTCCGTCGACGAGGAAGAGGTGCTCGCCGAGACGAAGGCGACCGAGGAAGCCATCGAGGCACTGCCCCACCTCGCTGCCGAACTGGGCACCACCCCGAAGGTCATGGAGTGGCTGCGCCAGGAGTACGAGGCCCACCTGGCGACCGTACGGGCCAAAGGCACGGGCACCGACAGCGATCCGGCCCTGCTCCACAACCGCCACTACACCGACCTCCGCCTCGCCCTGCTCGCCCACAGGCGCGCCACCGTCGTACGCCTGCGCGACGAGCGAGAGATCGACGACACCGTGCTGCGTCGGCTCCAGGCCGCCCTGGACAACGAAGAGGTGCGGCTGGCCGGACGCGAGCAGGTGGAGTGA